The following coding sequences are from one Streptococcus sp. NPS 308 window:
- the ilvA gene encoding threonine ammonia-lyase IlvA, producing MLSAKDVVKAHKVLSGVVVNTPLEYDHYLSEKYGAKIYLKKENAQRVRSFKIRGAYYAISQLTKEERGRGVVCASAGNHAQGVAYTCKEMKIPATIFMPITTPQQKIGQVRFFGGDYVTIKLVGDTFDASAKAAQEFTVSENRTFIDPFDDVQVQAGQGTVAYEILEDARKESIDFDTVLVPVGGGGLIAGVSTYIKETNPEMEVIGVEANGARSMKAAFEAGEPVKLKEIDKFADGIAVQKVGQLTYEATRQNVETLIGVDEGLISETLIDLYSKQGIVAEPAGAASVAALEVLSDYIKDKTICCIISGGNNDINRMPEMEERALIYDGIKHYFVVNFPQRPGALREFVNDILGPHDDITRFEYIKRASKGTGPVLIGIALADKHDYNGLIHRMEKFDPSYINLNGNETLYNMLV from the coding sequence ATGCTAAGTGCAAAAGATGTGGTGAAAGCCCACAAAGTTTTAAGTGGTGTAGTAGTGAATACACCACTGGAATATGATCATTATTTATCAGAAAAGTATGGAGCTAAGATCTATCTGAAAAAGGAAAATGCGCAACGAGTTCGCTCTTTTAAAATTCGTGGAGCTTATTATGCCATTTCACAGTTGACAAAAGAAGAACGTGGGCGTGGTGTGGTCTGTGCATCGGCGGGGAATCACGCTCAAGGTGTCGCATACACTTGTAAGGAGATGAAAATTCCTGCGACAATTTTTATGCCCATCACAACGCCTCAACAAAAGATTGGGCAAGTTCGCTTCTTTGGAGGTGACTATGTGACGATCAAATTGGTCGGAGATACTTTCGACGCTTCGGCAAAGGCAGCCCAAGAGTTCACTGTTTCAGAAAATAGAACCTTTATCGATCCTTTTGATGATGTCCAAGTTCAGGCAGGGCAAGGAACAGTTGCCTATGAAATTTTAGAAGATGCTCGGAAAGAGTCAATCGACTTTGACACTGTTCTCGTTCCAGTCGGTGGTGGAGGTCTGATTGCGGGAGTTTCTACCTATATCAAGGAAACAAATCCGGAAATGGAAGTCATTGGTGTTGAAGCCAATGGTGCCCGTTCGATGAAGGCTGCTTTTGAAGCTGGAGAGCCAGTTAAATTAAAAGAAATCGACAAGTTTGCTGATGGTATAGCTGTACAGAAAGTTGGACAGTTGACCTATGAAGCGACACGTCAGAATGTTGAAACTCTTATAGGAGTGGATGAAGGCTTGATTTCTGAGACCTTGATTGATCTTTATTCCAAGCAAGGGATTGTCGCCGAACCAGCCGGTGCTGCCAGCGTTGCAGCCTTGGAAGTTTTATCAGACTATATCAAAGACAAAACAATCTGTTGTATCATTTCTGGAGGCAATAACGATATTAACCGTATGCCAGAAATGGAAGAGCGTGCCTTGATTTATGATGGCATCAAGCATTACTTTGTAGTCAATTTCCCACAACGTCCAGGAGCTCTCCGAGAGTTTGTAAATGATATCTTGGGACCACATGATGATATTACTCGTTTTGAGTATATCAAACGGGCCAGCAAGGGGACAGGGCCAGTCTTGATTGGGATTGCTCTTGCGGATAAGCATGATTATAATGGCTTGATTCATCGGATGGAAAAGTTTGACCCATCTTATATTAATTTGAATGGGAATGAGACTTTGTATAATATGTTAGTGTAA
- a CDS encoding SPFH domain-containing protein, which translates to MVLHVLLVLFFLVLIVSAIVISSVYVVRQQSVAIIERFGKYQKLSNSGIHVRAPFGIDRIAARVQLRLLQSEIVVETKTQDNVFVTMNVATQYRVNENNVTDAYYKLMRPEAQIKSYIEDALRSSVPKLTLDELFEKKDEIALEVQKQVAEEMSTYGYIIVKTLITKVEPDAEVKQSMNEINAAQRKRVAAQELAEADKIKIVTAAEAEAEKDRLHGVGIAEQRKAIVDGLADSIQELKGANVELTEEQIMSILLTNQYLDTLNNFADKEGNNTIFLPANPNGVEDIRTHILSALKAK; encoded by the coding sequence ATGGTTTTACATGTTTTACTTGTTCTATTTTTTCTAGTGCTGATAGTATCAGCGATTGTAATTAGTTCTGTATATGTAGTACGGCAACAATCTGTCGCTATTATTGAACGCTTTGGTAAATACCAAAAGTTGAGTAATAGTGGTATTCATGTACGAGCTCCTTTTGGAATTGATAGGATTGCGGCTAGAGTCCAACTACGATTGTTGCAAAGTGAAATCGTTGTAGAAACTAAGACGCAGGATAATGTATTTGTGACGATGAATGTTGCTACTCAATATCGAGTTAATGAAAACAACGTTACGGATGCTTATTATAAATTGATGCGTCCAGAAGCTCAGATTAAATCCTATATCGAAGATGCTTTACGTTCATCTGTACCTAAGTTAACTTTAGATGAGTTATTTGAGAAGAAAGATGAAATTGCATTAGAAGTTCAAAAACAAGTAGCAGAAGAAATGTCTACATATGGGTATATCATTGTCAAAACGCTGATTACTAAGGTTGAACCTGATGCTGAAGTAAAACAATCAATGAATGAAATCAATGCTGCACAACGTAAAAGAGTTGCAGCGCAAGAACTTGCTGAAGCAGATAAGATTAAGATCGTGACCGCAGCAGAAGCAGAAGCAGAAAAAGATCGCCTACATGGGGTAGGGATTGCAGAGCAGCGTAAAGCGATTGTTGACGGACTTGCTGATTCTATCCAAGAGTTAAAAGGAGCCAATGTCGAACTAACTGAAGAACAAATCATGTCGATCCTATTAACGAACCAGTACTTAGATACGTTGAATAATTTTGCAGATAAAGAGGGTAATAATACAATCTTCCTACCAGCGAATCCTAATGGAGTTGAGGACATAAGAACTCATATATTATCGGCTTTAAAAGCCAAATAA
- a CDS encoding ABC transporter substrate-binding protein/permease: MKKLCLSVLASLALTLGLVSQVQADEYLRIGMEAAYAPFNWTQDDDSNGAVKIDGTNQYANGYDVQIAKKIAKDLGKEPLVVKTKWEGLVPALTSGKIDMIIAGMSPTAERKQEIAFSSSYYTSEPVLLVKKDSAYANAKSLEDFNGAKITSQQGVYLYDLISQIPGAKKETAMGDFAQMRQALEAGVIDSYVSERPEALTAESANAKFKMIQPQPGFKTGEEDTAIAIGLRKDDSRISQINASIETISKDEQVALMDRMIKEQPVEATTTEEESSFFSQVAKILSENWQQLLRGAGITLLISIIGTITGLIIGLAIGVFRTAPLSENKAIYGLQKLLGWILNVYIEIFRGTPMIVQSMVIYYGTAQAFGINLDRTLAAIFIVSINTGAYMTEIVRGGILAVDKGQLEAATALGMTHNQTMRKVVLPQVVRNILPATGNEFVINIKDTSVLNVISVVELYFSGNTVATQTYQYFQTFTIIAVIYFVLTFTVTRILRFIERRMDMDTYTTGANQMQTEDLK; the protein is encoded by the coding sequence ATGAAAAAATTATGCTTATCTGTGCTTGCTAGCCTAGCCCTCACACTGGGACTAGTTAGCCAGGTCCAAGCCGATGAATATCTACGCATCGGGATGGAGGCAGCTTACGCCCCTTTTAACTGGACCCAAGACGATGATAGTAATGGCGCTGTCAAAATTGATGGTACCAACCAATATGCCAATGGCTACGATGTCCAAATCGCTAAAAAGATTGCCAAAGACTTAGGTAAGGAGCCTTTGGTCGTTAAAACCAAGTGGGAAGGACTTGTCCCAGCCCTTACTTCTGGCAAGATCGATATGATTATTGCAGGTATGAGCCCAACGGCTGAACGCAAACAAGAAATTGCCTTTTCAAGCAGTTACTATACCAGTGAACCTGTTCTATTGGTCAAAAAAGACTCTGCCTATGCCAATGCCAAATCTTTGGAAGACTTTAACGGAGCAAAAATCACTTCTCAACAAGGTGTTTACCTTTATGATCTCATTTCACAAATCCCAGGCGCTAAAAAAGAAACTGCTATGGGCGACTTCGCTCAGATGCGCCAAGCTCTGGAAGCCGGTGTCATTGATTCCTATGTTTCTGAACGACCTGAAGCACTGACCGCTGAGTCTGCCAACGCTAAGTTCAAAATGATCCAACCCCAACCAGGTTTCAAAACTGGCGAAGAAGATACAGCTATTGCCATTGGTCTTCGCAAAGACGATAGTCGCATCAGCCAAATCAATGCCAGCATCGAAACCATTTCTAAGGACGAACAAGTAGCTCTCATGGATCGGATGATCAAAGAGCAGCCAGTAGAGGCGACAACAACAGAGGAAGAAAGTAGTTTCTTTAGCCAAGTCGCTAAGATCCTTTCTGAAAACTGGCAACAACTCTTGCGTGGTGCTGGTATCACACTCTTAATCTCCATTATCGGAACCATCACAGGGCTCATTATCGGGCTTGCAATCGGAGTCTTCCGTACAGCACCTCTATCTGAAAACAAAGCCATCTATGGCTTGCAAAAGCTACTTGGCTGGATCCTCAATGTCTATATTGAAATTTTCCGTGGTACACCAATGATTGTTCAATCTATGGTTATCTACTACGGTACAGCGCAAGCTTTCGGTATCAACCTTGACCGCACACTAGCTGCTATCTTTATCGTTTCAATCAATACGGGTGCCTACATGACAGAAATCGTCCGTGGAGGTATCCTAGCAGTTGACAAGGGACAACTTGAAGCCGCAACCGCTCTTGGTATGACCCATAATCAGACCATGCGCAAGGTTGTCCTACCTCAGGTCGTTCGCAATATCTTACCTGCTACGGGTAATGAGTTTGTCATCAATATCAAAGATACCTCTGTACTGAATGTTATCTCTGTGGTAGAACTCTACTTCTCTGGTAATACTGTGGCCACCCAAACTTATCAATACTTCCAGACATTTACAATCATTGCCGTGATTTACTTTGTCCTCACCTTCACAGTGACCCGTATTCTACGCTTCATCGAAAGACGTATGGACATGGATACCTACACTACAGGTGCTAATCAAATGCAAACGGAGGACTTGAAATAA
- a CDS encoding undecaprenyl-diphosphate phosphatase: protein MYFIEILKSIFFGIVEGITEWLPISSTGHLILAQEFIQFKDQNEAFMSMFNVVIQLGAILAVVVIYFNKLNPFKPGKTKVEVRRTWQLWSKVFVATLPLLLVFKLDDWFDANFHNMVSVAIMLIIFGVAFIYLEKRNKAQAIEPTVTELDKLPYKTALYIGLFQVLALFPGTSRSGATIVGGLLNGTSRSVVTEFTFYLGIPVMFGASALKIFKFIKAGQLLSFGQLFLLLVAMGVAFAVSMVAIRFLTSYVKKHDFTLFGKYRIVLGSVLLLYSFVRLFV, encoded by the coding sequence ATGTATTTTATTGAAATTTTGAAGTCCATCTTTTTTGGGATTGTTGAAGGGATTACAGAATGGTTGCCAATTTCAAGTACTGGTCACTTAATCCTAGCGCAAGAGTTTATCCAGTTTAAAGACCAAAATGAAGCCTTCATGTCCATGTTTAATGTTGTCATTCAGCTCGGTGCTATTTTAGCAGTTGTGGTAATCTACTTTAACAAGCTCAATCCTTTCAAACCTGGTAAAACCAAGGTCGAAGTTCGTCGAACTTGGCAATTATGGTCAAAAGTTTTCGTTGCGACCTTGCCTTTGCTATTGGTCTTTAAACTAGATGATTGGTTTGATGCCAACTTCCATAACATGGTTTCAGTTGCAATCATGTTGATTATCTTTGGGGTTGCCTTTATCTATCTTGAAAAACGAAATAAGGCGCAAGCTATTGAACCAACAGTAACAGAGTTAGACAAGTTGCCTTATAAAACAGCTCTTTACATTGGACTCTTCCAAGTCCTTGCCCTTTTCCCAGGGACAAGCCGTTCTGGAGCCACTATCGTCGGTGGTTTGTTGAATGGAACAAGTCGCTCTGTCGTAACAGAGTTTACCTTCTATCTCGGAATTCCTGTTATGTTCGGAGCCAGTGCTTTAAAGATTTTCAAATTTATTAAAGCAGGTCAACTTTTGAGTTTTGGTCAACTATTCTTGCTCTTGGTTGCTATGGGAGTAGCCTTTGCGGTCAGCATGGTTGCTATTCGTTTCTTGACCAGCTATGTGAAGAAGCACGACTTTACACTCTTTGGGAAATACCGTATTGTACTCGGTAGTGTCTTGTTGCTCTATAGTTTTGTGCGTTTGTTTGTATAA
- a CDS encoding capsule biosynthesis transcriptional regulator, with amino-acid sequence MAKSNFEKVEAVVGWVRDKKITGYRISKETNAREMSIIALAQGRAKVKNISFETALGLIDFYEKNHEKFED; translated from the coding sequence ATGGCTAAGTCAAACTTTGAAAAAGTAGAAGCAGTTGTTGGCTGGGTTCGTGATAAGAAAATCACAGGCTACCGTATCTCTAAGGAAACTAACGCTCGTGAAATGTCTATCATTGCTCTAGCACAAGGTCGCGCAAAAGTTAAAAATATTTCATTTGAAACAGCCCTAGGTTTAATTGATTTCTATGAAAAAAATCATGAAAAATTTGAAGATTAA
- a CDS encoding amino acid ABC transporter ATP-binding protein, whose translation MTQPILEIKHLKKSYGQNEVLKDISLSVHKGEVISIIGSSGSGKSTFLRSINLLETPTEGEILYRGENVLAKGYDLTHYREKLGMVFQSFNLFENLDVLENTIVAQTTVLKRERSEAEKIAKENLEKVGMGERYWQAKPKQLSGGQKQRVAIARALSMNPDAILFDEPTSALDPEMVGEVLKIMQDLAQEGLTMIVVTHEMEFARDVSHRVIFMDKGVIAEEGKPEDLFTNPKEERTREFLQRYLK comes from the coding sequence ATGACTCAACCCATTCTTGAAATTAAACACCTCAAAAAATCCTATGGACAAAACGAAGTCTTAAAAGACATCTCTCTGTCAGTCCACAAAGGAGAGGTTATCTCCATCATCGGGAGCTCAGGAAGCGGAAAATCAACCTTCCTACGTTCGATCAATCTACTTGAAACACCTACTGAGGGGGAAATTCTCTACCGAGGAGAAAACGTCCTTGCAAAAGGCTATGACCTTACTCACTATCGTGAAAAACTCGGTATGGTTTTCCAGTCCTTTAACCTCTTTGAAAACCTCGATGTCCTCGAAAACACTATTGTCGCCCAAACGACTGTCCTCAAACGAGAACGCTCTGAAGCTGAAAAAATTGCCAAAGAAAATCTTGAAAAAGTTGGCATGGGTGAACGCTATTGGCAAGCCAAACCAAAACAACTCTCTGGGGGCCAGAAGCAACGTGTAGCCATCGCTCGCGCCCTCTCCATGAATCCTGATGCCATCCTCTTTGATGAGCCAACATCTGCTCTGGATCCAGAAATGGTCGGTGAAGTCCTTAAAATCATGCAAGACCTGGCTCAGGAAGGATTGACCATGATTGTCGTAACCCACGAAATGGAATTCGCCCGCGATGTTTCTCACCGTGTCATCTTTATGGATAAGGGCGTCATTGCTGAAGAAGGCAAACCAGAAGACCTCTTCACGAACCCTAAAGAAGAACGGACGCGCGAGTTTCTTCAGCGCTATCTCAAATAA
- the ilvN gene encoding acetolactate synthase small subunit: MRRMLTARLQNRSGVLNRFTGVLSRRQVNIESISVGATEDPNVSRITIIIDVASHDEVEQIIKQLNRQIDVIRIRDITDKPHLEREVILVKVSAPAEKRAEILAIIQPFRATVVDVAPSSITIQMTGNAEKSEALLRVIRPYGIRNIARTGATGFTRD; this comes from the coding sequence ATGCGTAGAATGTTAACAGCAAGACTACAAAACCGCTCAGGAGTACTCAACCGTTTTACGGGTGTCCTTTCTCGCCGTCAGGTCAATATTGAGAGTATCTCGGTCGGTGCAACAGAGGATCCAAACGTTTCACGGATTACCATCATCATTGATGTGGCTTCTCATGATGAGGTCGAGCAAATCATCAAGCAGCTCAACCGCCAGATCGATGTGATTCGCATTCGGGATATTACAGATAAACCTCACTTGGAAAGAGAAGTTATCTTGGTGAAGGTGTCTGCGCCTGCTGAAAAGCGTGCAGAAATCTTGGCTATTATTCAACCATTCCGTGCAACGGTGGTGGATGTGGCTCCAAGCTCGATTACGATCCAGATGACGGGAAATGCTGAAAAGAGTGAGGCACTCTTGCGAGTAATCCGTCCTTATGGAATTAGGAATATTGCTCGTACGGGAGCAACTGGATTTACCCGCGACTAA
- the ilvC gene encoding ketol-acid reductoisomerase, with protein MAVQMEYEKDVKVAALDGKKIAVIGYGSQGHAHAQNLRDTGHDVIIGVRPGKSFDKAKEDGFDTYTVAEATKLADVIMILAPDEIQADLYAEEVAPNLEAGNALGFAHGFNIHFKFIKAPESVDVFMCAPKGPGHLVRRTFEEGFGVPALYAVYQDATGNAKDIAMDWAKGVGSARVGLLETSFKEETEEDLFGEQAVLCGGLTALMEAGFEVLTEAGYAPELAYFEVLHEMKLIVDLIYEGGFKKMRQSISNTAEFGDYVSGPRVITDQVKENMKAVLADIQNGKFANDFVNDYKAGRPKLTAYREQAADLEIEKVGVELRKAMPFVGKNDDDAFKIYN; from the coding sequence ATGGCAGTACAAATGGAATACGAAAAAGATGTAAAAGTAGCAGCACTTGACGGTAAAAAAATCGCCGTAATTGGGTATGGATCACAAGGTCATGCTCATGCGCAAAACTTGCGTGATACAGGACACGATGTGATCATCGGTGTGCGCCCGGGTAAATCTTTTGATAAAGCCAAAGAAGACGGTTTTGACACTTATACAGTAGCAGAAGCGACTAAGTTGGCTGATGTGATTATGATTTTGGCACCAGACGAAATCCAAGCAGACCTTTATGCTGAAGAAGTAGCTCCAAACTTGGAAGCTGGTAACGCACTTGGATTTGCTCATGGCTTTAACATTCACTTCAAATTTATCAAAGCGCCAGAGAGTGTAGACGTCTTTATGTGTGCGCCTAAGGGACCAGGTCACTTGGTACGTCGTACCTTTGAAGAAGGTTTTGGTGTTCCAGCCCTTTACGCAGTTTACCAAGATGCTACTGGAAATGCCAAAGATATCGCTATGGATTGGGCTAAGGGTGTTGGTTCAGCACGCGTTGGTCTTCTTGAAACAAGCTTCAAGGAAGAAACAGAAGAAGATCTCTTTGGTGAACAAGCGGTTCTTTGCGGTGGTTTGACTGCTTTGATGGAAGCTGGTTTCGAAGTCTTGACAGAAGCTGGCTATGCACCAGAATTGGCTTACTTTGAAGTTCTTCACGAAATGAAACTCATCGTTGATTTGATCTATGAGGGTGGATTTAAGAAAATGCGTCAATCTATCTCAAACACTGCTGAGTTTGGTGACTACGTATCAGGTCCACGTGTCATTACTGACCAAGTCAAAGAAAACATGAAGGCTGTTCTTGCAGATATTCAAAATGGCAAGTTTGCCAATGACTTTGTCAATGACTACAAGGCTGGTCGTCCAAAATTGACTGCTTACCGTGAGCAAGCTGCAGATCTTGAAATTGAAAAAGTTGGTGTAGAACTACGTAAAGCAATGCCATTCGTTGGTAAAAACGATGATGATGCTTTCAAAATCTATAACTAA
- a CDS encoding TetR/AcrR family transcriptional regulator: MVAKTEKSQAMIEKILSTATQLFIHNGYEKTSVQNIAQTASISKGAIYHHFQSKDEIFFAVLKQRYQLMEKELLDWLESTSHLTGREQLKEIFQFCLKSQKTNYEMLNHAPLDAEFMLTIIRYNLRIGTPLIADIIKKGIEDQSIQPIPFPNEAAETILLLTNFWVEGSIFENSSEKIVDRIYFLQFMLQSIGLDIFDESLIQEILSQSN; this comes from the coding sequence ATGGTCGCAAAAACAGAAAAATCTCAAGCAATGATTGAAAAAATTTTATCAACGGCTACACAGCTTTTTATTCACAACGGCTATGAAAAAACAAGTGTACAAAATATAGCGCAAACAGCTAGTATTTCAAAAGGAGCTATTTATCACCATTTTCAATCAAAAGATGAAATTTTTTTTGCAGTTTTAAAACAGCGTTATCAATTGATGGAAAAGGAATTGCTAGACTGGCTTGAATCCACCAGTCATTTAACTGGAAGAGAACAGCTCAAAGAAATCTTTCAGTTTTGTTTAAAAAGTCAGAAAACTAACTACGAAATGTTGAATCACGCGCCTCTTGATGCAGAGTTCATGCTGACTATTATCCGTTACAATCTGCGTATAGGAACTCCCCTTATTGCAGATATTATAAAAAAAGGAATAGAAGATCAGTCCATTCAACCCATCCCCTTCCCTAATGAAGCGGCCGAGACAATCTTGCTTTTGACTAACTTTTGGGTAGAAGGAAGTATTTTTGAAAATTCTTCCGAAAAAATTGTCGATCGGATCTATTTTTTACAATTTATGCTTCAATCCATCGGACTGGATATTTTTGATGAATCTTTGATCCAAGAAATTTTAAGTCAATCAAATTAA
- a CDS encoding DUF2207 domain-containing protein has product MKKRWLLTLLLTCLLFIPSLVFAVDFDVLSYQGDLNIHADNTAIFKETITYRFGDDYNGQLVGLGKAGKMPKGFAIDPDPTVQVSKNGKIVQNISYYTMEEEDGYKVKIYNAGYAGDTVRVTVTWKLSNLLFLYKDIAELNWQPLTDSTGDIKEIEFKVSSDHPAEKLYFHAGQLLRDSSVEKVNNLYHIKMKDLPRKRQIELHAYWPRSAFAGAPDQGLEEERLTDFNRIESNIATEKAQSEIMMKWVFPVIFMSLLLPIPIFYRMFRQSTTIKKVFPKDHRLYEPPMDLPPMVLAEVVYSTSLEEVNPLNKSGFGKFTFERLIQATLLDLVDRGHLSIFQGDEEPYLRIISEKGLSNFEKECLRMTLSNKKELAISDLFPDYQVSSGLYHGAKKSDEKHIRETGLRLKRSFERRLQRIQSCVKDKVHVLRIPSYYRPLTSEERRLALGMRVCSAITALGGLLFFYYSWQTHGFFSVPFLILGLTGLGTSFWVHFAMRGTYRDGVLTEEGAEIFYLWTSFENMLRDIAHLDQAELESIVVWNRLLVYATLFGYAKKVSKLMKVRHIQLENQDLNLYIAYGWHAQFHASTAQIKQYTTVANTASNYSVSSGSGSSGGGFSGGGGGGSIGAF; this is encoded by the coding sequence ATGAAGAAAAGATGGCTACTGACTCTGCTACTTACTTGTTTATTATTTATTCCAAGTTTGGTTTTTGCGGTAGACTTTGATGTCTTATCCTACCAGGGTGATTTGAATATTCATGCAGATAATACTGCAATTTTTAAGGAAACAATCACCTACCGCTTTGGAGACGATTATAATGGTCAGTTAGTTGGACTCGGCAAAGCTGGGAAAATGCCAAAAGGATTTGCTATTGATCCTGACCCGACCGTTCAGGTCTCTAAAAATGGAAAAATTGTGCAAAATATTTCCTACTATACTATGGAGGAAGAGGATGGCTACAAGGTAAAAATTTACAATGCTGGCTATGCTGGGGATACGGTTCGGGTGACGGTTACCTGGAAACTATCAAACCTTCTCTTCTTATATAAGGATATCGCAGAGCTAAATTGGCAACCCTTGACAGATAGTACTGGAGACATCAAAGAGATTGAGTTCAAGGTCAGCTCGGACCATCCAGCGGAGAAACTCTATTTTCATGCAGGCCAACTCCTAAGGGACTCTAGTGTTGAAAAAGTTAATAATCTCTATCATATCAAAATGAAAGACCTTCCTAGAAAGCGACAGATCGAATTACATGCTTACTGGCCGAGAAGTGCTTTTGCAGGAGCTCCAGATCAAGGATTAGAGGAAGAACGTTTAACGGATTTTAATCGAATTGAAAGCAATATAGCGACAGAAAAAGCGCAAAGTGAGATTATGATGAAATGGGTCTTCCCAGTCATTTTTATGAGTCTCTTACTTCCAATTCCGATCTTTTATAGAATGTTTCGTCAAAGTACGACCATTAAAAAGGTCTTTCCAAAAGACCACAGGCTTTATGAGCCGCCGATGGATTTGCCTCCAATGGTTCTAGCAGAAGTAGTGTATTCAACTTCCTTAGAGGAAGTCAATCCCCTAAACAAATCAGGTTTTGGCAAATTTACTTTTGAACGTCTGATTCAGGCAACCTTGTTGGATTTAGTAGATCGAGGTCATTTATCTATTTTCCAAGGTGACGAGGAACCTTATCTACGAATTATCAGTGAAAAAGGCTTATCCAATTTTGAGAAGGAATGCCTGCGCATGACCCTATCGAATAAGAAGGAATTAGCTATTTCGGATTTGTTCCCTGATTACCAAGTCTCATCTGGCTTGTACCATGGAGCTAAAAAGTCAGATGAAAAACATATCCGAGAAACAGGATTGCGCCTCAAACGTTCCTTTGAAAGAAGACTTCAACGCATTCAGTCTTGTGTCAAGGATAAGGTTCATGTACTTCGTATCCCAAGCTACTATCGTCCCTTGACAAGTGAGGAACGCCGTCTTGCTCTCGGGATGCGAGTTTGTTCAGCCATAACGGCTCTAGGTGGATTGCTTTTCTTTTACTATAGCTGGCAAACACATGGCTTCTTTTCAGTTCCGTTTCTAATCTTAGGTTTGACAGGATTAGGGACCAGTTTCTGGGTTCATTTTGCGATGCGAGGAACTTATCGTGATGGAGTTCTAACAGAAGAAGGGGCGGAGATTTTCTATCTTTGGACGAGTTTTGAAAATATGCTTCGTGATATTGCCCATCTGGATCAGGCAGAGCTGGAGAGTATCGTTGTTTGGAATCGTCTACTGGTCTATGCGACTCTCTTTGGTTATGCCAAGAAGGTGAGCAAGTTAATGAAAGTACGTCATATTCAACTAGAAAATCAAGATTTGAATCTATATATAGCCTATGGTTGGCACGCACAGTTCCATGCCTCAACTGCACAAATCAAGCAATACACAACTGTCGCAAATACAGCGAGCAATTATTCTGTATCTTCTGGAAGTGGTTCTTCAGGCGGAGGATTCTCAGGAGGCGGAGGCGGTGGTAGTATTGGCGCCTTCTAA